Proteins encoded by one window of Electrophorus electricus isolate fEleEle1 chromosome 17, fEleEle1.pri, whole genome shotgun sequence:
- the LOC113573286 gene encoding myosin-IIIa isoform X1: MEEHQEDLASLSDLDEKSLLESLTLRFNQNQIYTYIGDILVAVNPFKYLSLYEKEVSEKYKYHEKSSLPPHIFAVADRAYQSMLGRLGTGPKNQCIVISGESGAGKTESTKLLLRQLVELCRANSQLEQQILQVNPLLEAFGNAQTVMNDNSSRFGKYIQLRFQNSSVKGAKINEYLLEKSRVVHQDEGERNFHIFYCMLAGISPHDKEMYGLLEPTQYRYLNGRSIQDDAVQHWSAKFGEVSNAMDMVGFEEQEKVDMMTILAGVLSLGNITFETTDSDALKVTEKCQGWLKATAGQFGVEAEELQRCLTCTMSVARGEAIYRFHNQQQAEDARDSIAKVVYGRVFGWIVSKINELLTHTLDSKVELNEIAGILDIFGFENFAVNRFEQLCINLANEQLQYFFNHHIFLMEQNEYKEEGIQWETITFKDNKPILDLFLTKPIGILSLLDEQSNFPQATDGNFVDKLNSKFKANPHYDVVRSHCPLFAIVHYAGKVQYNASGFLEKNRDNIPASIRNLFINSVTPLLSVLFSATISRTGTLMPRRANLQVVDDNFNSTRKQSVGAQFKHSLAVLMEKMFVANPHFVRCIKPNASKLPDLVDRKLVMDQLRYNGLLETIRIRREGFSWRPSFKEFAQRYSILLLKPNLPLDKDGCMSILNTTELSGWKCGSSRLFFKYWHQEELARLLERLGKAAVVIQKNYRAVSCRRKFLVLLAELRQQAQQEREEEERRQQHLAEEERNRHLLMEQENKRPVSMPVPLPRMRKPQPRPRSILTGAAQVSHPVPVPRPRSKLLEATPFDNDLNKNADPIKPFGQPADEESAKEKCKKRNNTIRWFKETQVRKVAQNGTFPCWFHGMITRRQAEDLLTDDKPVGCFLIRVGQSREGYTLTYRGANRYRHYMIEMQSNGKYVILGEDRAHSSLPDLVQYHTQVGIKPFMELLTMPCGQRCNHEPDYEEFKAMMAPTVAESNEANVGEAVQEELDPVQLELQRLFLPLGQNPALEAHKPPVLKRMFDRRRRIEAAELECKAGQEAELKGRPIPRLYPSIRLAMREIQQIQQQFSESQEQTCAASHKPLAAWKKKDS, translated from the exons ATGGAGGAGCATCAAGAAGATTTGGCCAGTCTGTCTGATCTGGATGAGAAAAGTTTGCTCGAGTCACTGACTCTCCGTTTTAACCAGAACCAGATCTAC ACATATATTGGGGACATATTAGTGGCAGTGAATCCATTTAAATATCTTTCCCTCTATGAAAAGGAG GTGTCGGAGAAGTATAAATATCATGAAAAAAGTTCTCTACCTCCACATATATTTGCCGTAGCAGACCGAGCGTATCAGTCTATGTTAGGTCGCCTCGGCACAGGACCTAAAAACCAATGTATCGTCATCAG TGGCGAGAGTGGGGCGGGGAAGACGGAGAGCACCAAGCTCCTGCTGCGGCAGCTCGTGGAGCTGTGTCGCGCCAACTCCCAGCTGGAGCAGCAGATCCTGCAG GTGAATCCTCTTTTGGAGGCATTTGGGAATGCCCAGACAGTCATGAATGACAACAGTAGTCGATTTGGGAAGTACATTCAACTGCGCTTTCAGAACTCTTCTG TGAAAGGGGCCAAAATCAATGAATACCTCTTGGAAAAGTCACGTGTGGTTCACCAGGATGAGGGCGAGAGGAATTTCCACATCTTCTATTGCATGCTAGCCGGCATTTCTCCACACGATAAGGAGATGTACGGCCTCTTGGAACCTACTCAGTATCG TTATTTGAATGGACGATCCATCCAGGATGATGCAGTGCAGCACTGGAGTGCAAAATTTGGGGAAGTGAGCAATGCAATGGATATGGTTGGCTTTGAGGAACAG GAAAAGGTGGACATGATGACAATCTTGGCAGGAGTCCTCTCTCTGGGGAACATCACGTTTGAGACCACGGACAGTGATGCCCTGAAAGTGACTGAGAAATGTCAGGGCTGGCTGAAAGCCACAGCG GGTCAGTTTGGGGTTGAGGcggaggagctgcagagatgTCTGACCTGCACCATGTCCGTGGCTCGAGGAGAGGCCATATACCGGTTCCATAATCAGCAGCAGGCAGAAG ATGCCAGAGATTCAATCGCTAAAGTGGTCTACGGCAGGGTGTTTGGCTGGATTGTTAGTAAAATTAATGAgctgctgacacacactctggatTCTAAAGTTGAACTCAATGAAAtag CAGGTATTCTTGACATCTTTGGGTTTGAGAATTTTGCTGTGAACCGATTCGAGCAGCTCTGCATCAATCTTGCGAATGAGCAGTTACAGTACTTCTTTAATCAT CACATCTTTCTGATGGAGCAGAATGAATACAAAGAGGAGGGAATCCAGTGGGAGACCATAACCTTCAAGGATAACAAGCCCATTCTG GACTTGTTCCTAACAAAGCCCATTGGGATACTGTCCTTGCTGGATGAGCAGAGTAACTTTCCTCAG GCCACAGACGGAAATTTTGTGGACAAGTTGAACAGCAAATTCAAAGCCAATCCCCACTATGACGTGGTCCGGAGCCACTGCCCTCTGTTTGCTATTGTGCACTACGCCGGGAAG GTGCAGTATAATGCCAGCGGCTTCCTGGAGAAGAACAGGGACAATATTCCAGCCAGCATCCGCAATCTCTTCATTAACAGCGTTACGCCCCTGCTCAGTGTGCTCTTCTCTG CCACAATTTCCAGAACAGGAACACTGATGCCACGGAGAGCAAAT CTACAAGTTGTGGATGACAACTTTAACTCAACCAGGAAGCAGTCTGTGGGTGCACAGTTCAAG CATTCTCTGGCCGTGTTGATGGAGAAGATGTTTGTGGCCAACCCGCACTTTGTGCGATGCATCAAACCCAATGCCAGCAAGCTGCCTGATCTGGTGGACCGTAAGCTGGTTATGGACCAG ctgaggTACAATGGACTACTGGAGACTATCCGCATTAGAAGAGAAGGCTTCTCCTGGCGGCCATCTTTTAAGGAGTTTGCACAGAG GTACAGCATACTGCTACTGAAACCGAATCTGCCTCTGGATAAAGATGG TTGCATGTCCATCCTCAATACTACTGAACTGAGCGGCTGGAAATGTGG ATCGTCCCGGTTGTTTTTCAAATACTGGCACCAGGAAGAGTTGGCTCGTCTGCTGGAACGGCTAGGAAAGGCAGCTGTCGTCATTCAGAAGA ATTACCGTGCTGTGAGCTGTAGGAGGAAGTTCCTGGTCCTCCTGGCTGAGCTGAGGCAGCAGGCCcagcaagagagggaggaagaggagagaagacagCAACATctggcagaggaggagaggaacaggCATCTGCTCATGGAGCAAGAGAACAAGA GACCGGTTTCTATGCCAGTTCCTCTGCCCAGGATGAGAAAGCCCCAACCCAGACCTCGGTCCATCCTTACTGGAGCTGCCCAGGTGTCCCACCCGGTGCCAGTGCCCAGACCACGCAGTAAGCTGTTGGAG GCCACTCCTTTTGACAACGACCTGAACAAAAACGCTGACCCGATCAAGCCGTTTGGTCAGCCTGCCGATGAAGAGTCGGCCAAGGAGAAATGCAAGAAGAGGAATAACACCATCCGTTGGTTCAAAGAGACGCAGGTCCGCAAAGTGGCCCAGAATGGAACGTTCCCCTGCTGGTTCCATGGAATGATCACTCGGAG GCAAGCAGAGGACCTCTTGACTGACGACAAGCCTGTTGGCTGCTTTTTAATTAGAGTTGGGCAAAGTCGAGAAGGGTACACACTTACATACAG GGGTGCAAACCGCTATCGCCACTACATGATCGAGATGCAGAGTAATGGGAAGTACGTGATTCTAGGTGAGGACCGGGCACACTCCTCCCTGCCCGATCTGGTCCAGTACCACACCCAAGTGGGGATCAAGCCATTCATGGAGCTGCTTACTATGCCATGTGGACAG AGATGCAACCACGAGCCAGACTACGAAGAATTTAAGGCGATGATGGCACCCACCGTTGCGGAAAGCAATGAGGCCAATGTTGGAGAGGCCGTGCAGGAGGAACTGGACCCCGTGCAACTAGAGCTGCAAAGACTCTTCCTGCCCTTGGGCCAGAACCCGGCACTGGAGGCCCACAAACCCCCTGTGCTGAAGCGCATGTTTGATAGACGCAGACGGATTGAGGCTGCCGAGCTGGAGTGCAAGGCGGGGCAGGAGGCCGAGCTTAAGGGGAGGCCCATACCCCGGCTTTACCCTTCCATTCGACTGGCCATGAGGGAGATCCAGCAGATccaacag CAATTCTCTGAGAGTCAGGAGCAAACCTGTGCAGCGTCCCACAAGCCCTTGGCAGCCTGGAAGAAGAAAG ATTCCTAA
- the LOC113573286 gene encoding myosin-IIIb isoform X2, which produces MEEHQEDLASLSDLDEKSLLESLTLRFNQNQIYTYIGDILVAVNPFKYLSLYEKEVSEKYKYHEKSSLPPHIFAVADRAYQSMLGRLGTGPKNQCIVISGESGAGKTESTKLLLRQLVELCRANSQLEQQILQVNPLLEAFGNAQTVMNDNSSRFGKYIQLRFQNSSVKGAKINEYLLEKSRVVHQDEGERNFHIFYCMLAGISPHDKEMYGLLEPTQYRYLNGRSIQDDAVQHWSAKFGEVSNAMDMVGFEEQEKVDMMTILAGVLSLGNITFETTDSDALKVTEKCQGWLKATAGQFGVEAEELQRCLTCTMSVARGEAIYRFHNQQQAEDARDSIAKVVYGRVFGWIVSKINELLTHTLDSKVELNEIGILDIFGFENFAVNRFEQLCINLANEQLQYFFNHHIFLMEQNEYKEEGIQWETITFKDNKPILDLFLTKPIGILSLLDEQSNFPQATDGNFVDKLNSKFKANPHYDVVRSHCPLFAIVHYAGKVQYNASGFLEKNRDNIPASIRNLFINSVTPLLSVLFSATISRTGTLMPRRANLQVVDDNFNSTRKQSVGAQFKHSLAVLMEKMFVANPHFVRCIKPNASKLPDLVDRKLVMDQLRYNGLLETIRIRREGFSWRPSFKEFAQRYSILLLKPNLPLDKDGCMSILNTTELSGWKCGSSRLFFKYWHQEELARLLERLGKAAVVIQKNYRAVSCRRKFLVLLAELRQQAQQEREEEERRQQHLAEEERNRHLLMEQENKRPVSMPVPLPRMRKPQPRPRSILTGAAQVSHPVPVPRPRSKLLEATPFDNDLNKNADPIKPFGQPADEESAKEKCKKRNNTIRWFKETQVRKVAQNGTFPCWFHGMITRRQAEDLLTDDKPVGCFLIRVGQSREGYTLTYRGANRYRHYMIEMQSNGKYVILGEDRAHSSLPDLVQYHTQVGIKPFMELLTMPCGQRCNHEPDYEEFKAMMAPTVAESNEANVGEAVQEELDPVQLELQRLFLPLGQNPALEAHKPPVLKRMFDRRRRIEAAELECKAGQEAELKGRPIPRLYPSIRLAMREIQQIQQQFSESQEQTCAASHKPLAAWKKKDS; this is translated from the exons ATGGAGGAGCATCAAGAAGATTTGGCCAGTCTGTCTGATCTGGATGAGAAAAGTTTGCTCGAGTCACTGACTCTCCGTTTTAACCAGAACCAGATCTAC ACATATATTGGGGACATATTAGTGGCAGTGAATCCATTTAAATATCTTTCCCTCTATGAAAAGGAG GTGTCGGAGAAGTATAAATATCATGAAAAAAGTTCTCTACCTCCACATATATTTGCCGTAGCAGACCGAGCGTATCAGTCTATGTTAGGTCGCCTCGGCACAGGACCTAAAAACCAATGTATCGTCATCAG TGGCGAGAGTGGGGCGGGGAAGACGGAGAGCACCAAGCTCCTGCTGCGGCAGCTCGTGGAGCTGTGTCGCGCCAACTCCCAGCTGGAGCAGCAGATCCTGCAG GTGAATCCTCTTTTGGAGGCATTTGGGAATGCCCAGACAGTCATGAATGACAACAGTAGTCGATTTGGGAAGTACATTCAACTGCGCTTTCAGAACTCTTCTG TGAAAGGGGCCAAAATCAATGAATACCTCTTGGAAAAGTCACGTGTGGTTCACCAGGATGAGGGCGAGAGGAATTTCCACATCTTCTATTGCATGCTAGCCGGCATTTCTCCACACGATAAGGAGATGTACGGCCTCTTGGAACCTACTCAGTATCG TTATTTGAATGGACGATCCATCCAGGATGATGCAGTGCAGCACTGGAGTGCAAAATTTGGGGAAGTGAGCAATGCAATGGATATGGTTGGCTTTGAGGAACAG GAAAAGGTGGACATGATGACAATCTTGGCAGGAGTCCTCTCTCTGGGGAACATCACGTTTGAGACCACGGACAGTGATGCCCTGAAAGTGACTGAGAAATGTCAGGGCTGGCTGAAAGCCACAGCG GGTCAGTTTGGGGTTGAGGcggaggagctgcagagatgTCTGACCTGCACCATGTCCGTGGCTCGAGGAGAGGCCATATACCGGTTCCATAATCAGCAGCAGGCAGAAG ATGCCAGAGATTCAATCGCTAAAGTGGTCTACGGCAGGGTGTTTGGCTGGATTGTTAGTAAAATTAATGAgctgctgacacacactctggatTCTAAAGTTGAACTCAATGAAAtag GTATTCTTGACATCTTTGGGTTTGAGAATTTTGCTGTGAACCGATTCGAGCAGCTCTGCATCAATCTTGCGAATGAGCAGTTACAGTACTTCTTTAATCAT CACATCTTTCTGATGGAGCAGAATGAATACAAAGAGGAGGGAATCCAGTGGGAGACCATAACCTTCAAGGATAACAAGCCCATTCTG GACTTGTTCCTAACAAAGCCCATTGGGATACTGTCCTTGCTGGATGAGCAGAGTAACTTTCCTCAG GCCACAGACGGAAATTTTGTGGACAAGTTGAACAGCAAATTCAAAGCCAATCCCCACTATGACGTGGTCCGGAGCCACTGCCCTCTGTTTGCTATTGTGCACTACGCCGGGAAG GTGCAGTATAATGCCAGCGGCTTCCTGGAGAAGAACAGGGACAATATTCCAGCCAGCATCCGCAATCTCTTCATTAACAGCGTTACGCCCCTGCTCAGTGTGCTCTTCTCTG CCACAATTTCCAGAACAGGAACACTGATGCCACGGAGAGCAAAT CTACAAGTTGTGGATGACAACTTTAACTCAACCAGGAAGCAGTCTGTGGGTGCACAGTTCAAG CATTCTCTGGCCGTGTTGATGGAGAAGATGTTTGTGGCCAACCCGCACTTTGTGCGATGCATCAAACCCAATGCCAGCAAGCTGCCTGATCTGGTGGACCGTAAGCTGGTTATGGACCAG ctgaggTACAATGGACTACTGGAGACTATCCGCATTAGAAGAGAAGGCTTCTCCTGGCGGCCATCTTTTAAGGAGTTTGCACAGAG GTACAGCATACTGCTACTGAAACCGAATCTGCCTCTGGATAAAGATGG TTGCATGTCCATCCTCAATACTACTGAACTGAGCGGCTGGAAATGTGG ATCGTCCCGGTTGTTTTTCAAATACTGGCACCAGGAAGAGTTGGCTCGTCTGCTGGAACGGCTAGGAAAGGCAGCTGTCGTCATTCAGAAGA ATTACCGTGCTGTGAGCTGTAGGAGGAAGTTCCTGGTCCTCCTGGCTGAGCTGAGGCAGCAGGCCcagcaagagagggaggaagaggagagaagacagCAACATctggcagaggaggagaggaacaggCATCTGCTCATGGAGCAAGAGAACAAGA GACCGGTTTCTATGCCAGTTCCTCTGCCCAGGATGAGAAAGCCCCAACCCAGACCTCGGTCCATCCTTACTGGAGCTGCCCAGGTGTCCCACCCGGTGCCAGTGCCCAGACCACGCAGTAAGCTGTTGGAG GCCACTCCTTTTGACAACGACCTGAACAAAAACGCTGACCCGATCAAGCCGTTTGGTCAGCCTGCCGATGAAGAGTCGGCCAAGGAGAAATGCAAGAAGAGGAATAACACCATCCGTTGGTTCAAAGAGACGCAGGTCCGCAAAGTGGCCCAGAATGGAACGTTCCCCTGCTGGTTCCATGGAATGATCACTCGGAG GCAAGCAGAGGACCTCTTGACTGACGACAAGCCTGTTGGCTGCTTTTTAATTAGAGTTGGGCAAAGTCGAGAAGGGTACACACTTACATACAG GGGTGCAAACCGCTATCGCCACTACATGATCGAGATGCAGAGTAATGGGAAGTACGTGATTCTAGGTGAGGACCGGGCACACTCCTCCCTGCCCGATCTGGTCCAGTACCACACCCAAGTGGGGATCAAGCCATTCATGGAGCTGCTTACTATGCCATGTGGACAG AGATGCAACCACGAGCCAGACTACGAAGAATTTAAGGCGATGATGGCACCCACCGTTGCGGAAAGCAATGAGGCCAATGTTGGAGAGGCCGTGCAGGAGGAACTGGACCCCGTGCAACTAGAGCTGCAAAGACTCTTCCTGCCCTTGGGCCAGAACCCGGCACTGGAGGCCCACAAACCCCCTGTGCTGAAGCGCATGTTTGATAGACGCAGACGGATTGAGGCTGCCGAGCTGGAGTGCAAGGCGGGGCAGGAGGCCGAGCTTAAGGGGAGGCCCATACCCCGGCTTTACCCTTCCATTCGACTGGCCATGAGGGAGATCCAGCAGATccaacag CAATTCTCTGAGAGTCAGGAGCAAACCTGTGCAGCGTCCCACAAGCCCTTGGCAGCCTGGAAGAAGAAAG ATTCCTAA
- the LOC113573286 gene encoding unconventional myosin-IXb isoform X3 has translation MEEHQEDLASLSDLDEKSLLESLTLRFNQNQIYTYIGDILVAVNPFKYLSLYEKEVSEKYKYHEKSSLPPHIFAVADRAYQSMLGRLGTGPKNQCIVISGESGAGKTESTKLLLRQLVELCRANSQLEQQILQVNPLLEAFGNAQTVMNDNSSRFGKYIQLRFQNSSVKGAKINEYLLEKSRVVHQDEGERNFHIFYCMLAGISPHDKEMYGLLEPTQYRYLNGRSIQDDAVQHWSAKFGEVSNAMDMVGFEEQEKVDMMTILAGVLSLGNITFETTDSDALKVTEKCQGWLKATAGQFGVEAEELQRCLTCTMSVARGEAIYRFHNQQQAEDARDSIAKVVYGRVFGWIVSKINELLTHTLDSKVELNEIAGILDIFGFENFAVNRFEQLCINLANEQLQYFFNHHIFLMEQNEYKEEGIQWETITFKDNKPILDLFLTKPIGILSLLDEQSNFPQATDGNFVDKLNSKFKANPHYDVVRSHCPLFAIVHYAGKVQYNASGFLEKNRDNIPASIRNLFINSVTPLLSVLFSATISRTGTLMPRRANLQVVDDNFNSTRKQSVGAQFKHSLAVLMEKMFVANPHFVRCIKPNASKLPDLVDRKLVMDQLRYNGLLETIRIRREGFSWRPSFKEFAQSILLLKPNLPLDKDGCMSILNTTELSGWKCGSSRLFFKYWHQEELARLLERLGKAAVVIQKNYRAVSCRRKFLVLLAELRQQAQQEREEEERRQQHLAEEERNRHLLMEQENKRPVSMPVPLPRMRKPQPRPRSILTGAAQVSHPVPVPRPRSKLLEATPFDNDLNKNADPIKPFGQPADEESAKEKCKKRNNTIRWFKETQVRKVAQNGTFPCWFHGMITRRQAEDLLTDDKPVGCFLIRVGQSREGYTLTYRGANRYRHYMIEMQSNGKYVILGEDRAHSSLPDLVQYHTQVGIKPFMELLTMPCGQRCNHEPDYEEFKAMMAPTVAESNEANVGEAVQEELDPVQLELQRLFLPLGQNPALEAHKPPVLKRMFDRRRRIEAAELECKAGQEAELKGRPIPRLYPSIRLAMREIQQIQQQFSESQEQTCAASHKPLAAWKKKDS, from the exons ATGGAGGAGCATCAAGAAGATTTGGCCAGTCTGTCTGATCTGGATGAGAAAAGTTTGCTCGAGTCACTGACTCTCCGTTTTAACCAGAACCAGATCTAC ACATATATTGGGGACATATTAGTGGCAGTGAATCCATTTAAATATCTTTCCCTCTATGAAAAGGAG GTGTCGGAGAAGTATAAATATCATGAAAAAAGTTCTCTACCTCCACATATATTTGCCGTAGCAGACCGAGCGTATCAGTCTATGTTAGGTCGCCTCGGCACAGGACCTAAAAACCAATGTATCGTCATCAG TGGCGAGAGTGGGGCGGGGAAGACGGAGAGCACCAAGCTCCTGCTGCGGCAGCTCGTGGAGCTGTGTCGCGCCAACTCCCAGCTGGAGCAGCAGATCCTGCAG GTGAATCCTCTTTTGGAGGCATTTGGGAATGCCCAGACAGTCATGAATGACAACAGTAGTCGATTTGGGAAGTACATTCAACTGCGCTTTCAGAACTCTTCTG TGAAAGGGGCCAAAATCAATGAATACCTCTTGGAAAAGTCACGTGTGGTTCACCAGGATGAGGGCGAGAGGAATTTCCACATCTTCTATTGCATGCTAGCCGGCATTTCTCCACACGATAAGGAGATGTACGGCCTCTTGGAACCTACTCAGTATCG TTATTTGAATGGACGATCCATCCAGGATGATGCAGTGCAGCACTGGAGTGCAAAATTTGGGGAAGTGAGCAATGCAATGGATATGGTTGGCTTTGAGGAACAG GAAAAGGTGGACATGATGACAATCTTGGCAGGAGTCCTCTCTCTGGGGAACATCACGTTTGAGACCACGGACAGTGATGCCCTGAAAGTGACTGAGAAATGTCAGGGCTGGCTGAAAGCCACAGCG GGTCAGTTTGGGGTTGAGGcggaggagctgcagagatgTCTGACCTGCACCATGTCCGTGGCTCGAGGAGAGGCCATATACCGGTTCCATAATCAGCAGCAGGCAGAAG ATGCCAGAGATTCAATCGCTAAAGTGGTCTACGGCAGGGTGTTTGGCTGGATTGTTAGTAAAATTAATGAgctgctgacacacactctggatTCTAAAGTTGAACTCAATGAAAtag CAGGTATTCTTGACATCTTTGGGTTTGAGAATTTTGCTGTGAACCGATTCGAGCAGCTCTGCATCAATCTTGCGAATGAGCAGTTACAGTACTTCTTTAATCAT CACATCTTTCTGATGGAGCAGAATGAATACAAAGAGGAGGGAATCCAGTGGGAGACCATAACCTTCAAGGATAACAAGCCCATTCTG GACTTGTTCCTAACAAAGCCCATTGGGATACTGTCCTTGCTGGATGAGCAGAGTAACTTTCCTCAG GCCACAGACGGAAATTTTGTGGACAAGTTGAACAGCAAATTCAAAGCCAATCCCCACTATGACGTGGTCCGGAGCCACTGCCCTCTGTTTGCTATTGTGCACTACGCCGGGAAG GTGCAGTATAATGCCAGCGGCTTCCTGGAGAAGAACAGGGACAATATTCCAGCCAGCATCCGCAATCTCTTCATTAACAGCGTTACGCCCCTGCTCAGTGTGCTCTTCTCTG CCACAATTTCCAGAACAGGAACACTGATGCCACGGAGAGCAAAT CTACAAGTTGTGGATGACAACTTTAACTCAACCAGGAAGCAGTCTGTGGGTGCACAGTTCAAG CATTCTCTGGCCGTGTTGATGGAGAAGATGTTTGTGGCCAACCCGCACTTTGTGCGATGCATCAAACCCAATGCCAGCAAGCTGCCTGATCTGGTGGACCGTAAGCTGGTTATGGACCAG ctgaggTACAATGGACTACTGGAGACTATCCGCATTAGAAGAGAAGGCTTCTCCTGGCGGCCATCTTTTAAGGAGTTTGCACAGAG CATACTGCTACTGAAACCGAATCTGCCTCTGGATAAAGATGG TTGCATGTCCATCCTCAATACTACTGAACTGAGCGGCTGGAAATGTGG ATCGTCCCGGTTGTTTTTCAAATACTGGCACCAGGAAGAGTTGGCTCGTCTGCTGGAACGGCTAGGAAAGGCAGCTGTCGTCATTCAGAAGA ATTACCGTGCTGTGAGCTGTAGGAGGAAGTTCCTGGTCCTCCTGGCTGAGCTGAGGCAGCAGGCCcagcaagagagggaggaagaggagagaagacagCAACATctggcagaggaggagaggaacaggCATCTGCTCATGGAGCAAGAGAACAAGA GACCGGTTTCTATGCCAGTTCCTCTGCCCAGGATGAGAAAGCCCCAACCCAGACCTCGGTCCATCCTTACTGGAGCTGCCCAGGTGTCCCACCCGGTGCCAGTGCCCAGACCACGCAGTAAGCTGTTGGAG GCCACTCCTTTTGACAACGACCTGAACAAAAACGCTGACCCGATCAAGCCGTTTGGTCAGCCTGCCGATGAAGAGTCGGCCAAGGAGAAATGCAAGAAGAGGAATAACACCATCCGTTGGTTCAAAGAGACGCAGGTCCGCAAAGTGGCCCAGAATGGAACGTTCCCCTGCTGGTTCCATGGAATGATCACTCGGAG GCAAGCAGAGGACCTCTTGACTGACGACAAGCCTGTTGGCTGCTTTTTAATTAGAGTTGGGCAAAGTCGAGAAGGGTACACACTTACATACAG GGGTGCAAACCGCTATCGCCACTACATGATCGAGATGCAGAGTAATGGGAAGTACGTGATTCTAGGTGAGGACCGGGCACACTCCTCCCTGCCCGATCTGGTCCAGTACCACACCCAAGTGGGGATCAAGCCATTCATGGAGCTGCTTACTATGCCATGTGGACAG AGATGCAACCACGAGCCAGACTACGAAGAATTTAAGGCGATGATGGCACCCACCGTTGCGGAAAGCAATGAGGCCAATGTTGGAGAGGCCGTGCAGGAGGAACTGGACCCCGTGCAACTAGAGCTGCAAAGACTCTTCCTGCCCTTGGGCCAGAACCCGGCACTGGAGGCCCACAAACCCCCTGTGCTGAAGCGCATGTTTGATAGACGCAGACGGATTGAGGCTGCCGAGCTGGAGTGCAAGGCGGGGCAGGAGGCCGAGCTTAAGGGGAGGCCCATACCCCGGCTTTACCCTTCCATTCGACTGGCCATGAGGGAGATCCAGCAGATccaacag CAATTCTCTGAGAGTCAGGAGCAAACCTGTGCAGCGTCCCACAAGCCCTTGGCAGCCTGGAAGAAGAAAG ATTCCTAA